The segment TATCTCCAATTTCAATTCTATTTTTTCCACATTTGTAAATTTATCCTGTTTATAATTTTTTATATAAATTTTTTAAAACAGCCTATAGAAATAAAACAATAGAATCTTAAATGGCTGGTATCAAAAATTAAATGTAGTTTGAATAATCTGGAAAATTTATAAATTTTATAAAAAGTAATTTTTAAACCAATGATTATGCAGTTAATTGTTGCAATGAATTAAATCCATATCATCAATGATTTAATTTAAATGAATATCATTTTATTTGATTTAAAAAAAGAGAATATTAGTTAAATATGATTTTTAATCAAAAATATTTATCACATTATGCGATGAATTTCTCACATTCTTCCATTTTATTTTTTGCCAGTTCTTTAGTTATATAATCTCTTGCATTATAATCGACTTCTTGTCTGAGATCTTGAGTTCCAGCAAACTTTTTATAGATATCTAAATTAAAACCTTCTTCTAGAACAAAATATTGATTAAATCCATCAAGTATTCCCTTTTGTTTGTTACTTTCATAGTTTTTAGTAAGCAATAACGCATTTGCTGTTAAAAGCATGGCATAAAAAAATTGAGTAATTGAATCACTGTAATATTCATTTTCATATAATAACTTTCCAGAATCAAGTTTTCGTTGTGCTTTAATTCTATAATCCTTTATTTCTTGTTTATCCAAGTATAATCCCATCCCTTATCACATTAGTTATAAATGAATAATTTTTTGTTTCTTCGTAATGCTTTTCAGTAATTATATGTGCTGAAATTAATTCCCTATATTTTGTTATAATATTGTATTTTTCATCAGATATTTTATCTTCTATTATTTCTCTGTTGTTGGAAATAATCAGTATATCTATATCTGAATCGTCATTGTCTTCTCCTCTTGCGACTGATCCGAAGAGGATTATTTTTTTAATGTATTTGTTTTTGATTTTATCGGCAAATTCTTGAGCAATTTCAATTCTATTCTTCATAAAAAATCACTCTCTTTATAAACTATTATGTATTATATACTATAAATATTTAAACAGTAACTCAATATTTTTAGTCATAGGTATTGACATTATAATAGTTATTAATTTCTAAAGAGGTTATTAACATATTATATCGTGTTTTTACTCATTGGTTAGTTTTTATATTCCAATTGAATTCTGATATATTCATTATTAATTTCATATCCCATTTTCCTCTTTTTTTGCATTGTAATTTTTTAGTCCTAATATAATTTTTTTTTATAAGGGACTTCACCAAAATTATAATAATATTTTTTCTAAAACATGTTTAAACTTCTCAAGAAACAACATAAATCCTATTTCTTTTTGAAAATTTGGATTTTGGCGAACCCCCCAAAAAATTTTAAAACATCCTTATGTATATTATTGATAGAAATATTTATGTGTTGTTATGAAAAAGAAGTTAAAACACTACCAGTAAATGTATCAAAATCTATATACTATAATTCTTCTCTTAAATTTTGTCTGCTTGCGGTAATTATATAACTCATCACTAAAATTATCGTTATATAAATAAATAACACATTTCTTATCCATTTACAAACCATGGTACAGAATCATCAAACAAATCAAGTATTAATTAATTTATTAATAGCGTATATTATAATATTGTACGACAATAAATAAATTCTAATAAAAACAAAAACCAATAATAGAAACTATCCGGATGAGATAAACTATGTGAAGGAGTTCTTGGGGCATGAAAACATAGCAACAATACAGATATACATTAATCTAAAAGAAAAGGATGGTGGAGAGATTTAAAGGGGTTAATATCTTATGATTCAATCAAAACTTTTCAAAATCATTGGTTAATTATATTATCGGTTGTTATTATCATATTTTTTAATATTAATTAATTATATTCGCTTTTTATATTTATCATTTATTGATGACATCAATGGGACATTTTTCAGATAATTGTTTATCGAAGGTGATTAAGGTATCTATTTTGTAATATTTAATTAATTCTATTATTGATGTGTCTGTAAAGCCTATTTTTTGTTTGTCGTTTTTGTTTTCTGTTTTGTATGTGTTCATTACTTGTGAATTGAAATTGGGTATATGGTATTCGTTTAGTATTGTGAAGTTGTCCTTTATCATCAGATATGTTTGGTATGCTAGTTTTGATCCTTCGTATTGGCCTATGATTGTTATTATTTCATCCAGAACGTGATTGGATATATAGCAGTCCTGATTTTCAAGGTCATATTTGTCGAATACCTTGATTGCATCTTTGTGTAAGTCATCATATTCCAGTATGTATCCGACAATTATATTTGTGTCTATAAAGTATTTGGTCATTTTATCTGTAAAGCTCCTTTTCTAGTTCTAATGCATTTGTATTTTTACTAGTTTTTCCAGCACCTTTCATCTCGTTTAATGTAACTTTTTTTCTGAAGTTTATATGTACCGTGTTGTCGTTGGATAATACCCATTCGATTATGTCATCTGCTTGTAGGCTATGTGCATTACGAATTTCTGCCGGTACTGTGGTCTGATTGTTATTATATAACTTAGTGTCAATCATCATCATCATTAATCACCTACTAATTTTATTTTACCTATCTATTATATATTTACCAAGTAATATAAATAACTTACTTAACTTTTTTATAAACAGTTAAAGATAATATTATTTTTATCTGTTGGTTTTCAAAACTGATTATATTGAATGTTGAAAGTAAGATGAAAAAATGCTTATAAAAAAAATTAGAATGGAGGGGAAAGTTAATATAAGAATCCAAATAATTTCATTAGATTCAATTATCTATTTTTAGTTTACAGTTAGAGTTTTCGTATCTTCCAAGCAGTCATAGTCTGAGGATATGAATACGGCTGTGAGGTTATACTCTTTTGCCTTCATGTCACTTGGCAAGGTGTATGTAAAGTTTACCTGATTATTGGATACTTTAGCATAGATTACCTTGCCGTTAGCATCTTTGACTGTTTTACCGTTTATCTTGAAGACTACTTTACCATTGTTGATGACATTGTCACCATCTGTTATTGCTGCTGTTAGTGTGGTTGGTGTGTTTGTGAGTGTGGTTACATCTTCTGTGGTGATGTTTGTGTTTATTATGTTGTTTTCTATTATTGCATCTTCTGGTGCTAGTATTGTTTCGTCTCCGTATCCTGTGCTGCTTGTTAGTTGGTTGTTTTTGATTGTTATGTTGACGGATTCTTCGCTGTGTATTGTTGTGTCTTTTTGTTGGGTGTCTGTTATTTTTATTTTGTTGTTTTCTAGTTCTATGTTTATGGGGTCTTGTTGTATTTTGATTCCAGTGTTTTCTGGTTGTATTTCCTCGGTTACACTATTTATTGGTATGGTTGAGTCATCGTTTATTGTTATTGTGTTTTCTGTTGCTGTGCTGTTTAGGCTGTGTGCGTATCCTATTTCCATACTTTTTGATCCGTTGAGTGTTATGTTGTTGTCTGTTATCTGTGTGTTGGTTGCTGTGTAGATTTCCATTCCGTAGTTTACTATTCCGTTTATGTTTATGTTGT is part of the Methanosphaera sp. BMS genome and harbors:
- a CDS encoding AbrB/MazE/SpoVT family DNA-binding domain-containing protein, which codes for MMMIDTKLYNNNQTTVPAEIRNAHSLQADDIIEWVLSNDNTVHINFRKKVTLNEMKGAGKTSKNTNALELEKELYR
- a CDS encoding type II toxin-antitoxin system VapC family toxin, producing MTKYFIDTNIIVGYILEYDDLHKDAIKVFDKYDLENQDCYISNHVLDEIITIIGQYEGSKLAYQTYLMIKDNFTILNEYHIPNFNSQVMNTYKTENKNDKQKIGFTDTSIIELIKYYKIDTLITFDKQLSEKCPIDVINK
- a CDS encoding nucleotidyltransferase domain-containing protein — protein: MKNRIEIAQEFADKIKNKYIKKIILFGSVARGEDNDDSDIDILIISNNREIIEDKISDEKYNIITKYRELISAHIITEKHYEETKNYSFITNVIRDGIILG
- a CDS encoding HEPN domain-containing protein translates to MDKQEIKDYRIKAQRKLDSGKLLYENEYYSDSITQFFYAMLLTANALLLTKNYESNKQKGILDGFNQYFVLEEGFNLDIYKKFAGTQDLRQEVDYNARDYITKELAKNKMEECEKFIA